From Salvelinus sp. IW2-2015 linkage group LG33, ASM291031v2, whole genome shotgun sequence, one genomic window encodes:
- the LOC111957941 gene encoding transcription factor ATOH1-like has product MDVISVEEWSKGAKEMCEVQHSKMERGEQSEYPSSLALMDSSDPRAWLAPMQSGTCAAHADYLLHSPSSSLEGGFPTSGHSPNFRNSSNSPLKVRDLCRLKGSVSAEEGRQRAPSNPGNVVQKVRRQAANARERRRMHGLNHAFDELRSVIPAFDNDKKLSKYDTLQMAQIYINALADLLQGPGVDSPKCDLLSATESPRGSSASTCQRGAGTGLPVQVNGIPFPVEDGSFSTLMEQEMRSSSGTPSSSSESRKDSPQSNRSDGEFSPHSHFSDSDEMQMELLSEDELSELKLSSLHKF; this is encoded by the coding sequence atggatgttATCAGTGTTGAGGAATGGAGCAAAGGCGCAAAGGAGATGTGCGAGGTGCAGCACTCGAAAATGGAGAGGGGGGAGCAGAGCGAGTACCCATCAAGTCTGGCACTCATGGACAGCAGTGACCCACGCGCCTGGCTGGCTCCCATGCAGTCTGGCACCTGCGCGGCACACGCCGACTACCTGCTGCACTCGCCCAGCTCCAGCTTGGAAGGCGGGTTCCCCACATCCGGCCACAGCCCAAACTTTAGAAATAGTTCCAATAGTCCGCTCAAAGTGCGGGACTTGTGTCGGCTAAAGGGATCGGTGAGCGCCGAGGAGGGCAGACAGAGAGCTCCATCCAATCCCGGTAACGTTGTGCAGAAGGTGAGGCGCCAGGCAGCCAATGCGCGGGAGAGGAGACGGATGCATGGCTTGAACCATGCCTTTGACGAGCTGCGCAGTGTCATCCCTGCTTTCGACAATGACAAAAAGCTTTCCAAATACGATACCCTGCAGATGGCCCAGATCTACATCAACGCGCTGGCGGACCTGCTACAGGGTCCCGGTGTGGACTCGCCAAAGTGTGACCTGTTGTCCGCCACGGAGAGTCCCCGGGGATCCTCCGCCTCCACCTGCCAAAGGGGCGCAGGGACTGGGCTACCGGTCCAGGTTAACGGGATCCCATTCCCCGTCGAAGACGGCTCGTTCTCTACTTTGATGGAGCAAGAAATGCGGTCTTCCTCGGGGACACCCAGTTCCAGCTCCGAGAGCAGAAAGGACTCCCCCCAGTCGAACCGCAGTGACGGAGAGTTCTCCCCGCACTCCCATTTCAGTGACTCGGATGAGATGCAGATGGAGCTCCTGAGTGAAGATGAGCTCTCTGAACTCAAGCTTTCCAGCCTTCACAAATTTTGA